CGGACGCCGTGGCCAAGGCGTTCCTGGCGAACCGGGCACGTCGGTCGGACGAGGTCAACCAGACCCGGATCAGCCGGGTCGAGTCCCGCACCAACGCCGTCATGGAGGACCTGCGCCGGGCCACCGCGGATGCCCAGAGCGACAACGCCGCGACCGCGCTCTACAACGAGCAGCTGTCGGGGGCCCTGCGCAACGAGCTCGTCAGCCTCCGGGCTCAGCGCACGGCGCTGGAGAACAGCGAGTCGCCGACCGGGGATGTCATCGGTCCAGCCGGGGCGGGCAAGAGCGCTGAGGGGCTCACCGCGACCGTCGTCCCGCTCGGGGTCGCGCTGGTCGGGCTGGCCCTGGGGTGCCTGCTGGCCGTGCTGCTCGAGCGCAGCCGCGCTGTGGTCCGCTCCACCGCGGACGTCGCTGCCACCGGAGTGCCGGTCCTCGCAGCCGCTCCTGCGTCCGGGCTGCGCCGCCGCGACCGTCGGCGGAGCGAGTCCGAGGCCTTCGGCACCGCTGTCCGCCGGTTGCGGGCGGCCGTGCTGGAGCTCGAGCCGCGCCCGGACATCATCGCGGTCGCCCCGCCCGGGCCCACCAGCTCCGACGGCGAGGTCCCGGCCGCGATCGCGGAGTCGTTCGCCAAGGCCGGTCATCGGGTGGTGCTCGTGCGTACCGACGGAGGCGACAACCGGGACGGCGTCGACGTCGATGACCGCGGCCTGGCCCAGGCGCTGCTCTTCGAGCGCGTCGATGTCCGCGACCTGCTGCGGCCGAGCGTCGAGCCGCTGCTCTCCGTGCTCAGCGACGGGGGCTTCGATGCGCAGAGTCGCGAGCTCCTCGTCGCCGACCGCGTGCGCGCAGTCCTCTCACCCCTGGTCCGTGACGGCTACCTGATCGTGATCCAGGCACCGGGTGTGGACAGCGCCGAGGGCGAGGCCTTCTTCGGTGCAGCCGACCTCGGCATCGTGGTGGTGCGACGCGGTCGGTCCCAGTCGCGGACCGTGCGGAACGCTGTCCAGGCTGTGCGTGGCAAGAGCGCGGAGGCCCTCGCTCTCGTGGTCGGAGCACGACCGGTGCAACGGGTCCGGACAGTCGAGACCGGATCGGTGACCACCCGTGAGGCCGCCCCGACGCTGCCCCTGGAGCAGCGTGACGCGGGCGGGGAGCAGACTCCTCCCCCGCAGCAGGGTGACGCAGGCGAGGAGAAGATCCCTGCCTCAGCGAAGCGTGACTCAGGCGAGGAGAAGACCCCTGCCTCAGCGAAGCGTGACGCGGGCGAGGAGAAGGCCCGCACGCGCCGGTGACCACAGCCGTCTCCACGTCCGACCCCCACCGGGCTCACCTGCAGCGGCTCGCCCGGCGCGGGAGCGCGAGCGTCGTGGGTGCCGCCTTCAGCGCGGTCTCCGGCATCGCCCTCGTCGTCATCGTCACGAACGGGTTCAGCGCCTCGCTCGCCGGCACCTTGTTCGCCGCGACGTCGACCTTCCTCATCCTCGAGTCGTTCGCGCTGCTCGGCACCGACACCGGCCTGGTCAAGTGCCTTCCCGCACAGCTCGCGTCCGGACGCGCTGGCGACATCCGGCGAACCCTGGTCGTCTCAGCGGTGCCGGTGCTCGGGTTGGCGCTGAGTCTGTCCGTTGCGGTGTACGCCGCCGCTCCCGCCGTCGCACCGCACCTGACGGGTGACGGCGCCGCAGCGTGGATGACGACCATGCTGCGCGCCCTCGCGCTCGTCATGCCTGTCGCTGCCCTGCACGACCTCGTGATGGCCGCGACTCGCGGAACGGGTTCGATGCGCCCCACCGTGATCGTCGACAACATCGGCAGGCTCGGGCTCCAGGCGGTCGCCGTCCTGGTGGTCTTCCTGGCGGACGGGGGGCCGCTCGCGCTGGCGCTGGCATGGTCCCTGCCGTACGCCGTCGGGTTCCTCGCCGGCGTGGCCTGGCTCCACCGCCAGCTCGTCAGACGCACGAGCAGTGGCCTCGAGGCCGAGCACGAGGCGACGCCCTGGGGGTCGGTCGCCCGGGAGTTCTGGACCTACACCGCACCGCGAGCGATCGCTCGGGTGACTCAGACGGCCCTTAAGCGATCCGACATCGTCCTGGTCGCCGCCCTGGCCTCACCTGCCGAGGCAGCCCTCTACACCGCAGCGACTCGCTTCATCGTGGTGGGTCAGCTGTTCGTGCAGTCGGTCCAGCAGGCCTTGTCCCCCCAGATCGCCGCGCTCTTCGCACGGGGCGAGGTGCGTGCGGCCAACTCGGTCTACCAGGCGGCGACGCTGTGGAGCGTCATCGCCGCCTGGCCGCTCTACCTCGTGCTTGCAGGCTTCGCCCCTTCGGTCATGGGCGTCTTCGGAGGCGATTACCACGTCGCTTCGGACGTCGTGGTCATCCTCGCGTTGACCATGTTGTTGGCGACCGCATGCGGTTCGGTCGACGCAGTGCTGTTGATGGCGGGACGGAGCTGGGTGAGTCTGCGCAACGCGTCGGTTGCGCTCGCCGTCAACGTGGCACTGAACCTCGTCCTCATCCCCGCTCAAGGGATACGCGGAGCAGCGATCTCGTGGTCGGCGGCGATCGTCGTCCGCAACCTGTTGCCGTTGCTCATCGTGCGTCGACAGATGGGCATGTGGCCCGTGACCACCGCAGCGGTCAGGGTTGCCGCGGTCGCACTGGCCTGCTTCGGTGCCGCGGACGTCGTCGGAGTCCTGACGGACCTGCCCCGAGCGTTGGACCTCGGCCTCGTCGGGCTCGCGGCGGCGGTGTACCTGCGGGTGGTGTGGTCCTGGCGCGAGGCGTTGTCCCTCGACACCTTCGCCTCGGCGGTTCGTCGCCGCAGCAACCAGCACCGTTCGGACAGGCCCGAGGTGACCCGTTCCGAGGCCCTGGGTGGGCAGTGAGATCGCTCAGGCGATCCGCAGGTCCCGCCTCCGAGGGTCGGCGAGAGTCTGGCGGAACGCCGAGAGCCGATCACCGGTGAGCACGGTCGCGAAGTCGAGGTTCTGGTTCCACAGGCAGCCGAACCACACGTTCGGCGTCGTGAACAGCGCGTCGCCTGCGGCGAGGATGGTCGCCCCGCTCTGCCCGTTGTACTCACCCACCCCCAGCGGCAGGTCGAAACCGCGTGAGGTCACGAAAGCGGACATCTTGCGGATGGCGTCGGCCGGTTTGAAGGCGCTCGGATTGGTCGCCGTGCCGGTCTCGTAGGTGTCGATGCCGAACCAGTCCCAGGTCCGGAAGAGGTCATCGGGAGCGTACGACGCGAAGGTCGTCGTCTGCCGGTCGAGCAGCCACCCGTTGAGGATGGGCCCGACCTTGACCTCACCGCGTCTGAAGATGGGCAGCAGCCGCCGGCTCAATGCGGCGTACTGCGCACCGGAGATGTCGGGGTACGGCTCGTGCCAGACGGTCACCGCCGTCGGCAGTCCGTAGGACGCCAGCTTGGTGGCCGCCTGCTCGGCGGCGGCGTCGAAGCGACCACTGGCCGCTCCTGCTGCGTCGCCGCCGACCTTGTAGGAGATCACCGGCAGCATGCCGTCGGCGTGGGCCCGCTCGACGAGGTCGAGCTGGCTGTTGGCACCGGCCGAGAGGTCGGCGAAGATCCGGCGCGCGGCCAGCCCGGCGCCGACCTCGCGGACTCGCAGGTCCCACTCGTCGGCCGGCGCGTTCATCCCGATGAGCGCACCGCTGCCGAAGCCGTTGACCTGCTGGCCGGAGATCTCGTAGTGCACCTGGTAGCGGTAGCGCCGGTTGTGGACGACTCGTCCGTCGTCCCACATCGCCGCCACCGTGACGGTGCCGCGGCCTGTCTCGTCGGCCCTGGCGGTGTAGATCCTGTGCTTTCCGGAGTCAGGCCTGCGGGTCCACGTGCGACCGGAGGAGTCCCTCACGCTGATCCTCCGTCCGCGTGGGAGGTTGTCCCGGACCGTCAGGGTCATCCTCTCGCCCCGCCGGTACGTCACCTTGTCGAGCCGGGCGCGGACGCGCTTCTTGAGCTCCTCAGCACGCGCCGCTCCCGCGACCGACAGGTCGCCCCCCAGGGCAGCCGCACCAAGAGCTGTGGCTCCGGCTACGCCACCGAGTCGGAGGGCATCACGGCGGGTGAAGGGCGTCATGAGGTCGGGTGAACCTTTCCGAAGAGGAATTCGCTAGGAGCTCGAACCCGCCTTGCGCGGCGCGGCACAACGGGGGTCGGTGAGCGTCTGCCGGAACGCGGCCAAGCGGTCGCCGTCCAAGGTCGACCCCAGGCCCCCCGTGTTGTTCCAGACACAACCGAACCAGACATTGGGGGTGCTGAGCAACATCTCACCCATCTCGGCGAGGGTCGCGGCGCTGAAGCCGTTGTACTCCCCGACCCCGATCGGGAGGTCCGAACCGTTCGAACGGATGAAGTTCCGCAGCAGGGGGATCCGGCTCGCCGGCTTGGTGGCACCGTCCTCGTAGGTGTCGATGCCGACCCAGTCCCAGAGCGCGAACATCTCCCTCGGCGCGAACTGCGCGAACTCCGCGAGCCGGTTGTTGAGCAACCAGCCGTTGAGGATGGGTCCGACCCTGAGCGCACCCCGCTTGAACTGAGGCAACAGCTGCTTGCTCGCCGCGACGTAGTCGGCTCCGGACATGTCCTTGTAAGGCTCGTGCCAGAACGTCACCGCAGTCGGCAGGCCGTAGGAAGCGAGCCTGGCCGCCGCCTCTGCAGCAACGCCGTTGTAGCGTCCCGCGACCGCCCCGGCGACATCACCTCCAACCTTGTACGAGATCACCGGGAGCAGCCCGGCTGCGTGCGCCTGCTCGACCAGCTTCATCTGGTGCCCTGGCCCGGCAGACAGATCGGCGAAGATCCGCCGCGCGCCGAGGCCGGGCCCCACCTCACGGGCCCGCATGTCCCACTCGCTCGGCGGCGCGTTCATCCCGATGAGGGCGCCTGCGGCGGTGGGCGGCGGGTTCGGGACGGGTGTCGGGTCCTGGGTCGGGTCCTGGGTCGGGTCCTGGGTCGGGTCCTGCGTCGGGTCCTGGGTCGGCCTCGGGTCCGGGGTCGGGTTCGGCGTGGGGTCCGGCGTCGGAGTCGGCGTCGGAGTCGGGGTCGGGTGCGTCGGCGGCTTGGGCCCACGAGGCGGCTTGGTACCCCACTCCGGCGGGCGGCGCGGGCCTGGCCGCCACCTGGACCCGGGGGCGGCAGCAGCAGCAGCGCCGCCACCGAGACCCACCACGGCGGCTGCGGCAGCGGCGATCACGGCGCGGCGGCCGAATCGGGCAGAGTCGACGTCGTGGACCGTGGCGACGCACTCGTCGCGTCCTCCGGCCGCCAGCTGCGTCGGGGCGGGTCGCGAGTGCCGCCCGACCGCGCGCACAGCGGCCTCGGCGAGGTGCACGTCGTCGATCAGGCTGGTCTCGAGGCGGTGCTTCGGCTCGTACTGGGGGTGGGACACGGGGGTACCTCCGTCGGGGGCGGGGGACGTGTAGGGCTGCGTCAGGGCGCGCCCCGATCGCCGGGTCGCGCGCCCCGGTCTCCCCGAGCCAGACCTCCCGAGAGTGGCCGATCCACGGCCCTCGTTGCAGCGGAACGAGCACGATTCGTCCGTTCCGGCCGACTTCGGACAACCTCGCCACGCCCGTCGCCGGACTCGCTACCATCCGCGCGACACGACAGCCGTCACGGACCCGTCGCGCGTGGCTGCACACGCGCAAGGACCGGCCCGCTCGATTCCTCGAGCGGGCCGGTCCTGTGAGTGGTGCAGTCGTGCCTCTCGGCTAGGCCACCGTGACCTGGCGGGTCACCGTGGTCGTCCTCCCCCAGTTGTCGGTCACCGTCAACGTGATGGTGTAGCCACCAGCCGCCGCGTAGAGGTGGGCCGCCGGGCTCGCTCCGGTCGAGACCGCCGTCCCGTCGCCCCAGTTCCACGAGTAGCTGCGGATGCCGCCGTCGGCATCGCTGGTGCCGGTGCTGTTGACCGCGCAACTGCGCGCGTTGCACGTGGTGGTGAAGGTCGCCGTCGGGGGGTTGTTGCCCGCGGGCTCGGCGAGCGTGGTCACCGCGAAGGTCACCGGGTCACTGGCCCGTCCCCACTTGTCCAGCACCGTGAGGGTGACGGTGTAGGTGCCAGCCGTGTTGTACACGTGCGACTGGCTCGCCGTCGTTCCCGTGGTGTCGGGAGTTCCGTCGTCCCACCTCCACACGTAGTTGCGGACACCGTCACCAGCCGCAGTGTCGGGGTCGCTGCTCCCCACGCCGCTCATCGCGCACGTGGTGAAGGTGGTGCAGCTTCCCGAGGCGATCACCGCGGTCGGCTTCGTGTTGGTCACCGGCTCTGTGATGTTCACCGTCTGGGTCGAGCTGGCTGCCTTGCCCCAGACATCGGTCACCGTGAGGGTCACCGCGTAGCTGCCCGGAGTGTTGTAGGTGCGCGATGGAGCCGTCGACGTGCTGGTCCCACCGTCACCGAAGCTCCACGCGTACCGCAGCGCATCGCCCTGGGCGTCCGTCGTGCCAGCACTGTTGAACTGACAGGTCGTGAACGACGTGCAGCTCGCGGTGAAGGTGACGCTGGGTGCCGTGTTGCCCGCCGGCTCGGTGAGGCTGACCGCACGGGTCGTCGAGGCGGCCTTGCCCCAGCCGTCGGTGGTCGTCAGCGTGATCGTGTAGCTCCCGGACGCCGCATAGACGTGCGCGGCCGGCGAGGCTCCGGTGCTCGGCGTCGTCCCGTCCCCCCAGTTCCACGAGTAGGTGATCGTGTCACCGGCATTCGGGTCCACCGTGCCCTGGCTGCTCACCGAGCAGGTGAGGCCTTGGCAGCTCTGCACGAAGGTGGGGGCCGGAGCGGAGTTCCCTGTGGGCTCGGCGATCGTCACGTTCTGCGGCGCCGAGGCGACCGACACCTGCCACTCGTCCTTGACCGTCAGGGTCACGGGGAAGGTGCCGGGAGCGGTGAAGGTCTTCGTCGGCAGCGGTCCCGAGGCCGAGCCCTGCGTCCCGAAGCTCCACGAGTAGGTCAGCGAGGTCGGGTTCTCGTCGGTCGAGGCCCGGCCGTCGAACTCGCACACGTTCTGGTTGCAGGTGTAGGTGAAGCTCGGCACCGGAGGGCTGTTCGTCGGCTGGTTGACGACGACGCCGTCCGAGATCTTCTCGGTGCCCACCTGGTTGTGCACGTCGACCGGGCGGACTCGGACCGAGTAGGTCCCCGCCGGGATCACGGGCGTGGTGTAGGAGTAGTTCGAACCAGTGCTCCCGGGGCTGTTGAGGAACGCCGTGCGGTAGCTCGCCGCGGTGCTGGTGAAGGTCCCGTTGGAGCCCATCCACTGCCCGGCGCTGTTGACGACCCCGACCTGGACGCTGGCGATGCTGGCGCTGTTGTCCGGAGCGTCCTCCGCCCGGCCGTTGACCACGATCTTGCCGTCGTTGAAGACGGCGCCGGCCCCGGGCTGCGCGAGGGTCTCGTTGAGGGTCGGCGGGCCGTCGTTCGGGTAGACCGCGTAGCTCGCGGTGGCGGCGCTCGGGTCCTGCTGGTTGCGGGTGTCGTAGGCCAGCGCGGTGAACCGCCAGTCACCCCCGGTGGGCAACGTGATCGACGGCAGTGACCAGGTGGTCGCGGTGCCGTTCGGCGTGCCGAGCGTGGCGTCACGCCAGGCGACCGTCGTGCTCATGGTGCCGTTGGCCTGCAGGTAGCGGCCGCTCTCGCGGTCCTGGAGCGACACCTTCACGCTGGTCACACCGATGTCGTCGGTGGCCGCACCGGAGAGGGCGATCGTGAGTGACTTGTCGGTCGGGGCGGTGAAGGCCATCGTCGCGTTCGGCGCGAGGTCTCCGGCGTACTGAGCGTTCACCGTCAGCCGACCCTGGTTCGTCGACGAGGTGGTGAGCTCCTCGTCGTCGTTGGCGCGAACCGTGAACGAGTACGTGCCCGGCGTCAGGTTGAAGGGCGTGGTGTAGGTCCAGTTGTAGTTGGACCCGTTGATGTCGACGGGTGAGATGCGGCACTGGCCGGCCTGGATGCCCGAACCCCAC
This genomic window from Nocardioides anomalus contains:
- a CDS encoding MATE family efflux transporter: MGAAFSAVSGIALVVIVTNGFSASLAGTLFAATSTFLILESFALLGTDTGLVKCLPAQLASGRAGDIRRTLVVSAVPVLGLALSLSVAVYAAAPAVAPHLTGDGAAAWMTTMLRALALVMPVAALHDLVMAATRGTGSMRPTVIVDNIGRLGLQAVAVLVVFLADGGPLALALAWSLPYAVGFLAGVAWLHRQLVRRTSSGLEAEHEATPWGSVAREFWTYTAPRAIARVTQTALKRSDIVLVAALASPAEAALYTAATRFIVVGQLFVQSVQQALSPQIAALFARGEVRAANSVYQAATLWSVIAAWPLYLVLAGFAPSVMGVFGGDYHVASDVVVILALTMLLATACGSVDAVLLMAGRSWVSLRNASVALAVNVALNLVLIPAQGIRGAAISWSAAIVVRNLLPLLIVRRQMGMWPVTTAAVRVAAVALACFGAADVVGVLTDLPRALDLGLVGLAAAVYLRVVWSWREALSLDTFASAVRRRSNQHRSDRPEVTRSEALGGQ
- a CDS encoding Wzz/FepE/Etk N-terminal domain-containing protein, which gives rise to MSPDLTSPSNAGPGSTSTVRAVRHHLPLVLVCLFLGVVGGYLYAGSQVPVYTSTSRVLVDPSVGNPYVPSPSSVRQDELASLETEAQVVRSEEVLSAVLPQFPGLSLGALQRNVQVVIPPNTQVLDITFASEQQNLTQPVADAVAKAFLANRARRSDEVNQTRISRVESRTNAVMEDLRRATADAQSDNAATALYNEQLSGALRNELVSLRAQRTALENSESPTGDVIGPAGAGKSAEGLTATVVPLGVALVGLALGCLLAVLLERSRAVVRSTADVAATGVPVLAAAPASGLRRRDRRRSESEAFGTAVRRLRAAVLELEPRPDIIAVAPPGPTSSDGEVPAAIAESFAKAGHRVVLVRTDGGDNRDGVDVDDRGLAQALLFERVDVRDLLRPSVEPLLSVLSDGGFDAQSRELLVADRVRAVLSPLVRDGYLIVIQAPGVDSAEGEAFFGAADLGIVVVRRGRSQSRTVRNAVQAVRGKSAEALALVVGARPVQRVRTVETGSVTTREAAPTLPLEQRDAGGEQTPPPQQGDAGEEKIPASAKRDSGEEKTPASAKRDAGEEKARTRR